From Acidobacteriota bacterium, one genomic window encodes:
- a CDS encoding response regulator transcription factor: MTEPIKVIIADDHPIFRSGLKQIIEGERRFSIVAEATDGEAALKHIENEVPDILVLDVNMPKMTGFALAKEIQTRGIGCEIVFLTMHSEEAMFNKAMDLGAKGYVLKESAATDIVNCLQAVANGQNFTSPAVTTYLFKRATRNPRRSGGVDDLTPMERTVLKQIAEYKTSREIADDLCISHRTVENHRYNICQKLGVSGSNALVKFALQNQGNV, translated from the coding sequence ATGACCGAACCGATCAAAGTAATAATTGCCGACGATCATCCGATTTTTCGATCGGGATTGAAGCAGATCATCGAGGGTGAACGCCGGTTCAGTATCGTTGCCGAAGCGACTGACGGAGAGGCGGCGCTGAAACATATCGAGAACGAAGTTCCGGACATCCTCGTGCTGGATGTAAATATGCCGAAGATGACGGGCTTTGCGCTTGCAAAGGAAATTCAAACGAGAGGGATCGGCTGCGAGATCGTGTTTCTGACGATGCATTCTGAAGAGGCGATGTTCAACAAGGCAATGGATCTCGGCGCGAAAGGCTATGTTCTGAAGGAAAGCGCGGCGACCGACATCGTCAATTGTCTTCAGGCGGTCGCAAACGGACAGAATTTCACCAGTCCGGCGGTGACGACATATCTTTTTAAGCGTGCGACGCGCAATCCGAGAAGATCCGGCGGCGTTGATGATCTGACACCGATGGAACGAACGGTCCTCAAGCAGATCGCCGAATACAAGACGAGCCGCGAGATCGCCGATGACCTGTGCATAAGTCACCGCACCGTGGAAAATCACCGCTACAACATATGTCAGAAGCTCGGTGTCAGCGGAAGCAACGCGCTGGTGAAGTTTGCCCTTCAGAATCAGGGAAATGTGTGA
- a CDS encoding class I SAM-dependent methyltransferase, with amino-acid sequence MKEIFSYDVMPYPSKFFLQMHPDRLAAHAAFFGVSAPAVETCRVLELGCGNGSNLISHAFHLPDAKFVGVDLAQNHIDDANRGAAELGLANTDFRQMDVAEMTVGEFGRFDYIIAHGLFSWVPEFVRDRVLEVCREMLAENGVGYISYNALPGAHYRQMVQEMLRFHTRKIAEPLEKVGKAISFLSFLSENTTDRDIYRPILSSELKRHFEHDAADIFHDDLSDLNRAYYFHEFAEMLQKHDLQYLAEAELHAMGTGSLPPDARGFVESIDDPIEREQYLDFFRGRIFRQTLFCRAGIKLERDPQPSRIREFKVASSIRAASPNPELASAKIEKFVGSKGLGIEIDHPLTKGALVELGRIWGRAIDFTELLECARDEIVRRGFAADDWDEQFAIAESIFMQLCQSTALIELHLFQPAASQEVPDRPVTNSLARWQLPQANNVLTMLNLDVKVEDAVSRRLLELLDGKRSKAELKTDLRAFVEASDDLEDKAELLKNLPEWIDESLFQLAKLGMFE; translated from the coding sequence ATGAAAGAAATATTTTCGTACGATGTAATGCCATATCCGAGCAAGTTCTTCTTGCAGATGCATCCCGATCGCCTGGCCGCGCACGCCGCATTCTTTGGAGTCAGCGCGCCGGCGGTCGAGACTTGCCGCGTCCTGGAGCTCGGCTGCGGCAACGGCAGCAATCTGATCTCACACGCCTTTCACTTGCCGGACGCGAAGTTTGTTGGCGTCGATCTCGCGCAGAATCACATCGACGACGCGAACCGCGGCGCGGCCGAACTCGGACTCGCGAACACGGATTTCCGCCAAATGGATGTTGCGGAAATGACCGTCGGGGAGTTCGGGAGATTCGATTACATCATTGCGCACGGCCTTTTTTCGTGGGTGCCCGAGTTCGTCCGCGACCGGGTTCTTGAGGTTTGCCGGGAAATGCTCGCTGAAAACGGCGTCGGATATATCAGCTACAACGCTCTTCCCGGCGCGCATTACCGGCAAATGGTTCAGGAGATGCTTCGGTTCCATACCCGAAAGATCGCCGAGCCGCTCGAGAAGGTCGGCAAGGCGATCTCGTTCCTGTCTTTTTTGAGCGAGAACACGACCGACCGCGACATCTATCGTCCGATTCTCAGCAGCGAGCTAAAACGCCATTTCGAACACGATGCAGCCGACATTTTTCACGACGATCTTTCCGACCTGAATCGCGCCTATTACTTTCACGAGTTCGCGGAAATGTTGCAAAAGCACGACCTTCAATATCTCGCCGAGGCCGAACTTCACGCGATGGGAACCGGCAGCCTGCCGCCTGACGCGCGCGGATTCGTCGAATCGATCGACGACCCGATCGAACGGGAGCAGTATCTGGATTTCTTCCGCGGCCGAATTTTCCGCCAGACGCTTTTTTGCCGGGCCGGGATCAAACTCGAACGCGATCCGCAACCTTCTAGAATTCGCGAATTCAAGGTGGCCTCGTCAATCCGTGCGGCCTCTCCGAACCCGGAACTCGCGTCGGCGAAAATCGAGAAGTTCGTCGGCTCAAAGGGCCTCGGAATCGAGATCGATCACCCGTTGACGAAGGGGGCCTTGGTCGAACTCGGCCGGATCTGGGGACGCGCGATCGATTTCACGGAACTATTGGAATGTGCGCGCGACGAGATCGTCAGGCGGGGCTTCGCGGCAGACGATTGGGATGAACAGTTCGCGATCGCGGAGTCGATCTTTATGCAGCTTTGCCAGAGCACCGCGCTGATCGAACTTCACCTTTTTCAACCGGCCGCGTCGCAGGAAGTGCCCGACCGTCCGGTCACGAACTCGCTCGCGCGCTGGCAGCTGCCGCAAGCCAACAACGTCCTCACGATGCTCAACCTGGACGTCAAGGTCGAAGACGCGGTTTCGCGCCGGCTCCTTGAATTACTCGACGGCAAACGTTCAAAAGCGGAACTCAAGACGGATCTCAGAGCGTTCGTCGAAGCGTCGGACGATCTCGAAGACAAGGCCGAGCTGTTGAAGAATCTTCCGGAATGGATCGACGAGAGCCTCTTCCAACTGGCAAAGCTCGGAATGTTTGAGTGA
- a CDS encoding PHP domain-containing protein, which produces MRFKILFALFVLSTLSAAAQTNLSIRVVPTKADENPYVYVPFDVPARTRSISVSVSYDKSLNRLDFGLFDQRFSGSNSDKRGFRGWSGAIRDRFFLALDEASNGYQAGPIRAGKWRLVVGRARVAPEGVELKIGIVFNSIDRESKRRLEFERSKTFTEDGNRPIFPLTRENGNTWFRGDLHAHTFHGDGSWSVKGALGSARANGLDFVALTEHNTFSHHAEIDALRDDFPELLIIRGEEVTTYGGHINVWGLPSGRWVDFRLIPGMPASGFSILNETRRFGGLASVNHPTMVCGGCSWTYDKDWETLDSVEIWNATWDADDEAALKIWDSLLQNGRMITAVGSSDSHQPPYEASPYPTNLRLGDPSIFVAARKLTQAAIFEAIRSGRVFIAENPRHRIMFTAGDRSVGETAPVERTEIEIEIDGFPADARALVVSGGIVIRDQSVSERQKLSFEFKPEMATYARLEIRARDGKMLAMTNPIYFR; this is translated from the coding sequence ATGAGATTCAAAATATTGTTCGCCCTGTTCGTGCTCTCGACGCTTTCTGCGGCGGCGCAGACGAACCTGTCGATTCGGGTCGTGCCGACGAAAGCGGACGAGAATCCTTACGTTTACGTGCCGTTCGATGTGCCCGCGAGAACAAGATCGATCTCGGTTTCGGTGAGCTACGACAAATCGCTGAATCGCCTCGATTTTGGTCTGTTCGATCAACGGTTTTCGGGATCAAACTCGGACAAACGCGGCTTTCGCGGTTGGAGCGGTGCGATTCGTGACCGATTCTTCCTCGCGCTTGACGAAGCCTCGAACGGATATCAGGCGGGTCCGATCCGCGCCGGAAAATGGCGTCTGGTCGTCGGTCGGGCCCGCGTTGCGCCCGAGGGCGTCGAGTTGAAGATCGGAATTGTCTTCAACTCGATCGATCGTGAATCCAAACGACGCCTGGAGTTCGAGCGTTCGAAGACATTCACCGAAGACGGCAATCGGCCGATCTTTCCGCTGACCCGAGAAAACGGGAACACCTGGTTTCGCGGCGACCTGCACGCGCATACGTTTCACGGAGACGGTAGTTGGAGCGTCAAAGGTGCGCTCGGGTCGGCGCGCGCGAATGGACTCGATTTCGTCGCACTGACCGAACACAACACGTTTTCGCACCACGCGGAGATCGACGCCCTGCGCGATGATTTTCCCGAATTGCTCATCATCCGCGGGGAGGAAGTCACAACGTACGGCGGACATATCAACGTTTGGGGACTGCCTTCGGGCCGGTGGGTCGACTTCAGACTCATTCCGGGGATGCCCGCAAGCGGCTTTTCGATCCTCAATGAAACGCGCAGATTCGGCGGGCTCGCCTCCGTCAACCATCCGACGATGGTATGCGGCGGATGCAGTTGGACGTACGACAAGGATTGGGAGACGCTCGATTCGGTCGAGATCTGGAACGCGACGTGGGATGCGGACGATGAGGCCGCGCTGAAGATCTGGGATTCCTTGCTGCAGAACGGACGAATGATCACCGCGGTCGGATCGAGCGATTCGCATCAACCGCCGTACGAGGCTAGTCCGTATCCGACTAATCTCCGTCTCGGCGATCCGTCGATTTTTGTCGCCGCGCGAAAGCTCACACAGGCGGCGATCTTCGAAGCGATCCGTTCGGGCCGCGTTTTTATCGCCGAAAACCCGAGGCACAGGATAATGTTCACGGCCGGCGACCGTTCGGTCGGCGAAACTGCGCCGGTGGAGCGAACCGAGATCGAGATCGAGATCGACGGATTTCCGGCCGACGCACGCGCGTTGGTTGTTTCAGGCGGAATAGTCATCCGTGACCAATCCGTCAGCGAACGGCAGAAGCTCTCATTTGAATTCAAACCGGAAATGGCGACATACGCGCGACTTGAAATACGGGCGCGCGACGGCAAAATGTTGGCTATGACAAATCCGATCTACTTTCGTTGA
- a CDS encoding adenosylhomocysteinase produces MTEHAIADPKLAAAGRARLEWVRERMPILRELKARLKRDQPFAGLRLGICLHVEAKTGIWIETLVAGGAEIAITGSPGTTQDEVAATLAVDLGVRVFARRDESFDDHLSYCADVLASKPDLIADNGADLHFLLHRDSRFSPSQIIGATEETTSGGFRLRGELHKQSFPTIVINDSQSKRIIENRYGVGLSVVDGIMRCTNVLIGGMRIAVIGYGYCGRGVAICLRNLGAHVTVVELDPLTQLDAHLEGFHIAALDEAISANDMIITVTGRNGILTTDHFAQMKNGAILVNAGHFEFEMDVQGLRAAAAGSEEIRSNIERFEFADGRKLFLLARGRPVNLAGADGNPIEVMDLGLALQTLSLEHLVRNAGSMSRTPQNVPAEVERVVSQMALAAWTR; encoded by the coding sequence ATGACTGAACACGCAATAGCAGACCCCAAACTCGCTGCGGCCGGCCGCGCGCGGCTCGAATGGGTCCGTGAACGGATGCCGATCCTGCGCGAGCTAAAAGCGCGGCTCAAACGCGATCAACCGTTCGCCGGTTTGAGGCTCGGCATCTGTCTGCACGTCGAGGCGAAGACCGGGATCTGGATCGAAACACTCGTCGCCGGCGGCGCCGAGATCGCGATCACCGGTAGCCCCGGAACGACGCAGGACGAAGTCGCCGCGACGCTCGCCGTCGATCTCGGTGTCCGCGTCTTCGCCCGCCGCGATGAATCCTTCGATGACCACCTGTCATATTGCGCCGATGTTCTCGCCTCAAAACCCGATCTGATCGCCGATAACGGTGCCGATCTGCACTTTCTGTTGCACCGCGATTCGCGATTCTCGCCGTCGCAGATCATCGGCGCGACCGAAGAGACCACCTCCGGAGGATTTCGTCTCCGCGGGGAACTTCACAAACAGTCGTTCCCGACGATCGTCATCAACGATTCGCAGTCGAAGAGAATCATCGAAAACCGGTACGGCGTCGGACTATCGGTTGTCGACGGGATTATGCGCTGCACGAATGTTTTGATCGGCGGAATGCGGATCGCGGTGATCGGCTACGGATATTGCGGACGCGGCGTCGCGATATGCCTCCGCAATCTCGGCGCTCACGTCACGGTCGTCGAGCTCGACCCGCTAACCCAACTCGACGCGCATCTTGAAGGCTTCCATATCGCCGCTCTTGATGAAGCAATATCTGCGAACGATATGATAATCACCGTTACCGGGCGCAACGGAATCTTGACGACGGACCATTTTGCGCAAATGAAAAACGGAGCGATCCTTGTCAACGCGGGCCATTTCGAGTTCGAAATGGACGTACAGGGATTGCGGGCCGCAGCGGCCGGAAGCGAAGAGATCCGGAGCAACATCGAAAGGTTTGAATTCGCCGACGGCCGGAAACTTTTCCTGCTGGCGCGTGGTCGGCCGGTGAATCTTGCCGGAGCCGACGGCAATCCGATCGAGGTTATGGACCTTGGACTCGCGCTCCAAACACTGAGTCTTGAACATCTCGTTCGAAACGCCGGATCGATGTCGCGAACGCCGCAGAACGTTCCCGCCGAAGTCGAACGTGTCGTTTCGCAGATGGCCCTCGCGGCTTGGACGCGTTGA
- a CDS encoding methyltransferase domain-containing protein — protein sequence MFKTRSLKLERIDTGDYTPAEYDRFLEEIGLVNRFAGDTRALRRTLLREIKRLRLDEFSILDVGAGSGELLRTIANFANDSGRTARLTGLELNARSARSIAEESADFGEISAVRADAFSLPFADDSFDYAISSLFTHHLTNPAIISVIREMSRVARRGVFIIDLHRHPLAFAAYKVFCAAFRISRLVREDGALSILRSFKPAELTDLAELAGVGEFQVIRSMPFRLVLHLNLRAQRQA from the coding sequence ATGTTCAAAACGCGAAGCTTGAAACTCGAACGCATTGACACCGGCGACTACACGCCGGCCGAATATGATCGTTTTCTCGAGGAAATTGGGCTCGTGAACCGATTCGCCGGCGATACCCGTGCGCTTCGACGAACGTTGTTGAGGGAAATCAAGCGTTTGAGACTGGATGAGTTCAGTATCCTCGATGTCGGCGCCGGATCGGGCGAACTGTTGCGAACGATCGCGAATTTCGCCAACGATTCGGGGCGAACCGCGAGGCTGACCGGGCTCGAACTTAACGCGCGGTCGGCGCGGTCGATCGCGGAAGAATCAGCGGATTTCGGGGAAATCTCGGCGGTTCGGGCCGATGCTTTTTCGCTGCCGTTCGCGGATGATTCGTTCGATTACGCGATCTCGTCGCTATTCACACATCATCTGACGAATCCGGCGATCATCTCGGTTATCAGGGAAATGTCGCGCGTCGCGCGTCGCGGCGTGTTCATCATCGATCTGCACCGCCATCCGCTGGCGTTCGCCGCCTACAAGGTTTTCTGCGCTGCGTTCCGTATCAGCCGGCTCGTTCGCGAGGACGGGGCGCTTTCGATCCTGCGGAGTTTCAAACCAGCGGAATTGACCGATCTGGCAGAACTCGCCGGTGTCGGCGAGTTTCAAGTGATCCGTTCAATGCCGTTTCGATTGGTGCTGCACCTGAATCTTCGTGCGCAAAGGCAGGCCTGA
- a CDS encoding MBL fold metallo-hydrolase, whose protein sequence is MEFQPVTPKDAAAVILVRGDQVLWARRNPNLKFLGGFHAFPGGKTDPEDRAINVENCDDAEMSAMLACAVREVFEEVGVLLVRGGEKLTKGQRFSLHDDLISGRSKFGEILADWGLWIDAADFIYTGFWTTPQFSPVRFKTRFFIAQCPPKQTPYAAISELENIEFIAAVAALKQWERSEVLISPPVLISLKALAGNGETQSEKQDSEDRIEDGNPRFSTTLRIRGEELLEKSSACGGNIEFIELNPRLVCIPLRTKTLPPATHTNCFVVGKREFVVIDAASPYEEEQSKLLELIGKYIESGCICRSIIVSHLHNDHFGGEMALQKHLATKFGMRVPIAGQALTIESLKGKVEFQQSLQDGEAVELVDANGVSFKLEILHTPGHARGHLAFYDREMRFLLSSDNVVGTGTVVIAPPEGHMNDYLRSLRRMRELPGLRFLAGSHGAAIFDAKGKIDQYISHRAHREKQILNALGNGAESAEDIAKIIYPEIDPALFRLAAASVSAHLAKIDEDKQNA, encoded by the coding sequence GTGGAATTTCAACCTGTAACTCCAAAAGACGCGGCTGCGGTGATTTTGGTTCGCGGCGACCAGGTGCTCTGGGCGCGGCGCAATCCGAATCTTAAGTTCCTCGGCGGTTTTCACGCCTTTCCGGGCGGCAAGACCGATCCCGAAGACCGGGCAATCAACGTCGAGAACTGCGACGACGCGGAAATGTCCGCGATGCTCGCCTGCGCGGTGCGCGAGGTGTTTGAGGAGGTCGGCGTGTTGCTCGTCCGCGGCGGAGAAAAGCTGACCAAGGGGCAGCGTTTTTCGCTCCACGACGATCTCATTTCGGGGCGAAGCAAGTTCGGCGAGATCCTCGCGGACTGGGGCCTGTGGATCGATGCCGCCGATTTTATCTACACGGGATTCTGGACGACGCCGCAATTTTCGCCGGTTCGATTCAAGACGCGATTCTTTATCGCGCAATGTCCGCCGAAACAGACTCCGTATGCGGCGATCAGCGAACTCGAAAACATCGAATTCATTGCGGCAGTCGCGGCGCTGAAACAATGGGAACGGTCGGAAGTTCTGATCTCGCCGCCGGTTCTCATCTCACTCAAGGCACTCGCTGGGAATGGAGAAACGCAAAGCGAAAAGCAAGATTCGGAGGATCGCATCGAAGACGGCAATCCAAGATTCTCCACGACTTTGCGTATCCGCGGCGAAGAACTCCTTGAAAAATCCAGCGCCTGCGGCGGGAACATCGAGTTCATCGAATTGAATCCCCGGCTCGTCTGCATCCCTTTGCGAACGAAAACCCTGCCGCCGGCGACGCATACGAATTGCTTCGTTGTCGGAAAACGCGAGTTCGTCGTCATCGACGCGGCTTCGCCGTACGAAGAAGAACAGTCGAAACTGCTCGAACTGATCGGGAAGTACATCGAATCGGGCTGCATCTGCCGGTCGATCATCGTCTCGCACCTCCACAACGATCACTTCGGCGGCGAAATGGCGTTGCAGAAGCATCTTGCAACGAAGTTCGGAATGAGAGTTCCGATCGCCGGACAAGCATTGACGATCGAGAGTCTAAAAGGCAAGGTCGAGTTTCAGCAATCCCTTCAAGACGGCGAGGCGGTCGAACTAGTCGATGCGAACGGGGTTTCATTCAAACTCGAAATCCTCCACACGCCCGGTCACGCGCGCGGGCATCTCGCCTTCTACGATCGCGAAATGCGATTTCTGCTTTCGAGCGACAATGTCGTCGGCACCGGAACGGTCGTCATCGCTCCGCCCGAAGGACATATGAACGACTATCTGAGGTCGCTTCGGCGAATGCGCGAACTTCCCGGATTGCGCTTTCTCGCCGGATCGCACGGCGCGGCCATTTTTGACGCCAAAGGCAAGATCGATCAGTACATTTCACACCGCGCTCATCGTGAGAAGCAAATACTAAACGCTCTCGGAAACGGAGCCGAGTCCGCCGAAGACATTGCAAAGATTATTTATCCCGAGATCGATCCGGCTCTTTTCCGGCTCGCCGCGGCTTCCGTCTCGGCACATCTCGCGAAGATCGACGAAGACAAGCAAAACGCCTGA
- a CDS encoding response regulator transcription factor → MLLIVDDNKQVRRMIRSLVEDLDGDIVECADGTEAISACVVHHPEWVLMDVSMRPMDGLTATRKIKRFLPETKIVIVTDHTDAKTRQAAIDAGANGFCGKQDLMPLRRLIGEH, encoded by the coding sequence ATGCTTTTGATCGTCGATGACAACAAGCAAGTTCGGAGAATGATCCGAAGTCTGGTGGAAGACCTGGACGGCGATATCGTCGAATGCGCCGATGGAACCGAGGCCATCTCAGCCTGTGTGGTTCATCATCCCGAATGGGTTTTGATGGACGTCAGTATGAGGCCGATGGACGGTCTGACGGCGACACGCAAGATAAAGAGGTTTCTTCCTGAAACAAAAATTGTAATTGTCACCGATCACACGGACGCGAAAACGCGACAAGCCGCGATCGACGCGGGAGCCAATGGTTTTTGCGGGAAGCAGGATCTGATGCCGTTGCGTCGATTGATCGGGGAGCATTAG
- a CDS encoding radical SAM protein, which translates to MSKTRRKFTLVLIKPSHYDEDGYVIQWYRSAIPANSLACLYGLALECRDQKILGDDVEFEIHAFDETNTHIDDRKIASLIERADDGMVMLVGVQSNQFPRAIDIARPLRERNIKTAIGGFHVSGTMAMLPTRDPYVQKALDIGVSVFAGEAEGRLGQVLKDAAEGKLSEIYNFMDDLPNIENVATPLLPAERVHLTAGATTSFDAGRGCPFTCSFCTIINVQGRKSRRRSPEDIERIVRANVAQGLHSFFITDDNFARNKDWEIILDRLIQLREVEKLNISFIIQVDTLCHKLPNFIEKCKRAGVKRVFIGLENINPDSLMGASKRQNKITDYRAMLLAWKKVGIVTYCGYILGFPDDTEESVLRDIEIIKKELPVDLLEFFYLTPLPGSADHKRLFELGIAMDEDLNKYDLNHAVTGHPRMSKAEWEAAYRKAWKTYYTDEHIETVLRRAIATGTSPGKTMFFITWFTGCIDIERIHPLEGGFLRRKHRKTRRSGMALENPLVFYPRTFFETLTKQLRWIALYSRFRLIYRKVRKDPARFEYMDTALEPVTDNETETLELFQSAAAHKFVEKVNRNEKARSKEAA; encoded by the coding sequence ATGTCGAAAACTCGCCGAAAATTCACGCTGGTCTTGATCAAGCCGTCGCATTACGACGAGGACGGATACGTTATCCAATGGTATCGGTCGGCGATTCCCGCGAACTCGCTGGCGTGCCTGTACGGACTCGCGCTCGAATGCCGCGATCAGAAGATCTTAGGAGATGATGTTGAATTCGAGATTCACGCCTTCGACGAAACCAACACCCATATCGATGACAGAAAGATCGCGTCATTGATCGAACGCGCGGACGACGGAATGGTAATGCTCGTCGGCGTACAGTCGAACCAGTTTCCCCGCGCCATCGACATCGCGCGTCCGCTTCGCGAAAGAAACATAAAAACCGCCATCGGCGGATTTCACGTCTCGGGAACGATGGCGATGCTTCCGACGCGTGACCCATATGTTCAAAAGGCGCTCGACATCGGCGTTTCCGTTTTCGCGGGCGAGGCGGAAGGCCGCCTCGGACAGGTTCTCAAGGACGCCGCCGAGGGAAAACTTTCGGAGATCTACAACTTTATGGACGATCTTCCGAACATCGAGAACGTCGCGACGCCTTTGCTTCCGGCTGAACGCGTCCATTTGACCGCCGGCGCGACGACAAGTTTCGATGCCGGACGCGGTTGCCCGTTCACTTGCTCGTTTTGCACGATCATCAATGTCCAGGGCCGAAAATCCCGCCGCCGTTCGCCGGAAGACATCGAACGCATCGTCCGCGCAAACGTCGCGCAGGGACTGCATTCGTTTTTTATCACCGACGACAATTTCGCTCGGAACAAGGACTGGGAGATCATTCTCGACCGTCTGATTCAACTGCGAGAAGTCGAAAAACTGAACATCAGCTTCATCATCCAGGTCGACACGCTTTGTCACAAACTGCCGAATTTCATTGAAAAGTGCAAGCGCGCGGGCGTCAAGCGCGTTTTCATCGGGCTCGAGAACATCAACCCTGACAGCCTGATGGGCGCCAGCAAACGCCAGAACAAGATCACCGACTACCGGGCGATGCTGCTCGCCTGGAAAAAGGTCGGAATCGTTACTTATTGCGGTTATATTCTCGGCTTCCCCGATGATACCGAAGAGTCGGTTCTGCGCGACATCGAGATCATCAAAAAGGAACTTCCTGTCGATCTGCTCGAGTTCTTTTATCTCACGCCGCTTCCGGGATCCGCCGATCACAAAAGGCTTTTCGAATTGGGCATCGCGATGGACGAAGATCTCAATAAGTACGATCTGAACCACGCGGTCACCGGACATCCGCGGATGTCGAAGGCGGAATGGGAAGCGGCTTACCGCAAGGCCTGGAAAACGTATTACACCGACGAGCACATCGAGACCGTTCTGCGCCGCGCGATCGCGACCGGCACGAGTCCGGGAAAGACGATGTTCTTCATCACCTGGTTTACAGGGTGCATCGACATCGAGCGCATTCATCCGCTCGAAGGCGGGTTTCTGCGCCGCAAACATCGCAAAACGCGTCGCTCGGGGATGGCTTTGGAAAACCCGCTGGTCTTTTATCCGCGGACCTTTTTCGAAACTCTAACAAAACAGCTGAGGTGGATCGCGCTCTATTCGCGGTTTCGTTTGATCTATCGCAAGGTCCGCAAAGATCCGGCGCGGTTCGAATATATGGATACCGCGCTTGAGCCCGTGACCGACAATGAAACCGAAACGCTCGAGCTTTTTCAATCCGCTGCGGCGCACAAGTTCGTCGAAAAGGTTAACAGGAACGAAAAAGCGAGAAGCAAAGAAGCTGCATGA
- a CDS encoding CAP domain-containing protein, whose protein sequence is MKSIPIAIAIIVVSATFSVAQTVCTKPGDGSEVKIYIRNATEKSFSVKWVDDKCKETDGESVEPGRAFNANVQTGQAFRVREADSNQIIKEVIASSSNHTTTVGNINYSDPRTGFIETLNRVRRGRNLTPMELSDQLNQACQWFADLMAKYDKGGHDAVDIGGTQFTDMQHPWLRTSKFGYEGNAGTEATGEGDWSDLSLLGGDSMMGWASSNTHFRPFLSLEGQEFKNVGFAFAKSQKKPGYYYTCSVFGNPLAKDSEGPKSEKPDGLKFTSLKFLTGEDNYSTSFTKSNIDELKGEFAFDNPSEAPFTIQIRKYLNGKFFGSENFDDLKGSGAMSFTVTGQAGATGKVLPGTYKIEVRLNGEVLISSEATVR, encoded by the coding sequence ATGAAATCAATTCCAATCGCAATCGCTATCATCGTCGTTTCAGCTACATTCTCGGTCGCGCAGACCGTCTGCACGAAGCCGGGCGACGGTTCGGAAGTAAAGATTTACATCCGCAACGCGACCGAAAAGTCGTTTTCGGTCAAATGGGTCGACGACAAATGCAAGGAAACCGACGGCGAGTCGGTCGAACCCGGACGAGCGTTCAACGCGAATGTTCAAACAGGACAAGCGTTTCGTGTCCGTGAGGCAGACAGCAATCAGATCATCAAAGAGGTCATTGCGAGTTCGTCAAATCACACCACGACGGTCGGCAACATCAATTATTCGGATCCGCGAACCGGATTCATTGAAACGCTAAATCGCGTTCGCCGGGGGCGGAATCTGACGCCGATGGAACTCAGCGATCAGCTCAACCAAGCCTGTCAGTGGTTCGCCGACCTGATGGCGAAGTACGACAAAGGCGGACACGACGCCGTCGATATCGGCGGCACTCAGTTTACTGATATGCAGCATCCGTGGTTGCGAACCAGCAAATTCGGCTACGAAGGAAACGCCGGAACCGAAGCGACCGGCGAAGGCGACTGGTCGGATCTGAGCCTTCTGGGCGGAGACTCCATGATGGGATGGGCGAGCAGCAATACGCATTTTCGTCCGTTCCTTTCGTTGGAGGGGCAGGAGTTCAAAAACGTCGGATTCGCCTTCGCGAAATCACAGAAAAAGCCCGGCTATTACTATACGTGTTCGGTCTTCGGGAATCCGTTGGCGAAGGATTCCGAAGGCCCGAAATCGGAAAAACCCGACGGTTTGAAATTCACGTCGCTCAAGTTTCTGACCGGTGAGGACAACTATTCGACGTCATTCACCAAGTCAAACATCGATGAACTAAAAGGCGAATTTGCCTTCGATAATCCGTCAGAAGCGCCATTCACGATTCAGATCCGCAAGTACTTGAATGGCAAATTCTTCGGATCAGAGAATTTCGACGATTTGAAAGGCAGCGGAGCGATGAGTTTCACGGTCACCGGCCAGGCCGGAGCGACGGGCAAAGTACTTCCGGGAACGTACAAGATCG